Genomic window (Pristis pectinata isolate sPriPec2 chromosome 38, sPriPec2.1.pri, whole genome shotgun sequence):
CGGCTCTGTACTCTCCCCGCAGACACTGTCCAACCTTTCGAGCATCCCCGCCCTTACATCAAAACCcggcagttctgacacaaactggaacggttggttatctgaagttgtattCAACGTTGAACCGGCAGGGCAGCGATGTACCTAGATGGAagttgagatgttgttcctcaagctggtGTCGGTCTTTTTGGGAACGGTGTGAGACGGCACAGACAGAAAGATCAGATCGGGAGCAGGACAGAGAATTAAATCAACCGGTGACTGAAACTCAAGGGGCCACGTTGATGGGATGGCAGTTTTCCATAAaccagtcacccagtctgcgtgtGGTTTCTCCAAACATCAGGAGATGACACTGTGGCCACCAAATGAAATTTACTCGGTCCAAGTGaatcgctgcctcacctggaaggagtgttcgGGTCCCTGGAAGCTGGGAAGGGAAGGAGTAGAGGGGCAGGTTTTGCAGCTCCTGCAGTTGCTTGGGATGGGGCCacgagaaggggagtgggtgttggtgaAGATGAACCAGGGAGTTTTAGAGAGAATgtgctccagttgcctcccacatGCCAAGGACGTTGGGGTCGGTGggtcaattggccgctgtaagttgccccccgagtgtgtgggtgaggggtagaatctgaggggagaacaaaatgggatcagtgtaaatgggtgtttgacggttggcatggatttaatgggctgaagggcctgtttctgtgctggctgACTCCATGAGAGGGAGCGTCCCACAGTACTTCTCTCGACTGGTTCCAAGGATGGCAGGTTTACCCTCTGAGGAGAGACTCAGAGgaggggatatagttacaagataagggggcagtCACTGGGAACTTCTTACAGAAGGGAGTAAACCTCTGGGATTCTCTGCTCTGGAGAGCTGAGAAGGtaactttttgaaagatcagggaattgacaCAGGAGTTAAGACgtaaaacagtatagcacaggaaaggcccttcagcccacaatattgtgccaagcAAATTGAGCTAAtcacacctaattaaactaatcccttctgccttcagttGGTCCGTAtctttccattttctgcatatttaaATCACCCATTCAAGAGCCTCtttcgtacctgcctccaccaccaccccagcagtgcgttgcaggcacccaccgctctctctaaaaataaacctgccccgcacatctcctttgaactttccccgtctcaccttaaatgtatgttctctagtatttgacattttgacccagggaaaaagataccagcagtCTGCTctctccatgcctctcataattcaaggtcatagagtcatgcaacacagaaacaggcccttcggcccaactggtccatactgaccaggatgcccatccaagccagtcccatttcccagggtttggtccataaccttctaaacctttcctgtccatgtacctgtacacGTTTTTCTGGGCTCTAtccagaccaaaactgaacacaatactctgagtgtggcctcaccagtgtcctgtacaactgcacagtGACCTCCTtacttctacactcagtgccctgactgatgaaggccagtgtgccagaagccttcttcaccgccctgtctatctgcgactccactttcagggaacctccactcctcggtccctctgttctacaacactccccagggccctaccattcactgtgaaagtcctgccttgagctgacttcccaaaatgtaacacctcgcatttttctgaattaaactccatttgccattcctcagcccactgacccaactgaacaagatccccctgtaatttctgataacctaaaatttaggagctgagaggtaatattacagctatataggaccctggtaaaataagatatcttatcttgtcagaccccacttggagtactgtgctcagttctggtcgcttcactccaggaaagatgtggaagccatagaaagggtgcagaggagatttacaaggatgttgcctggattggggagcgtgcattatgaaagcaggttgagagaactcggccttttctccttggagcgatggaggatgaggggggacctgatagaggtatagaagatgatgagaggcattgatcggatagtcagaggcttttccccagggctgaaatggttgccacaaaatgacacaggtttaaggtgctggggagtaggtacagaggagatgtcaggggtaagttttttactcagagggtggtgagtgcatggaatgggctgccggcaacggtggtggaggcggatacgataaggtcttttaagagacttttggataggtacatggagctgagaaaaatagagggctatgggtaagcctagtaatctcttaaggtagggacatgttcggcacagctttgtgggccgaagggcctgaattgtgctgtaggttttctatgtttctatgtaaccttcttcactattttataaacctatcCTGTGGCAGATTATCCACGGGATGGCAGGAcagtcttgaggggctgaatggcctacccctgctgtTTTTCTGTGGGAGGGCGGGGAGCCTGTCACTCACCTGTGATCAGCATGGCCCAGGggatgaagaggaggaagaggctgTGCAGGGAGAGCCCCTCCTGCAGCAGCTCCAGGAAGATGTCAGCGTTGAGGGAGATAGCGTAGAGGAGACCCAGCCACATGTGGAGCAGGCAGCACAGGAAGAAGCGGTGGTTGGCGTGGCCCACGCACTGGCCGAAGAGCACGCAGTGGTGATCCCGCCGGAGGACGCACACCTTGCAGTCGTGGCAGTGCGAGCAGCGCTGGGGCACGTGGCTCTCACACACGTAGCAGTAGCTGTGGGGGGAAGAGGGGCAGGTCAACGCTGGCCAGAGCGACGGCCCACTggccaacacccccaccccagcgACACCCATCCCAACCCACAGACACCCATCCCCACACCGACAGCCGCACCCCACAGacaaccacacccaccccacccgcccccacccaccctagcaacacccatccccaccgacacccacccccacacggccacccacaccccactgacacccacagaaACCAATCCCACCCCGACACCCGCACCCAACCCAACCCACActgacacccacacccaccccaccgaCCCCCAACCACACCCCAGCAACACCCATCCccgacacccacccccacacagcCACCCGCACCCTActgacacccacacccaccccaacacccatccccaccgacacccacccccacacggacacccacaccccactgacacccacagaaACCAACCCCACCCCGACACCCGCACCCCACAACCACACCCACCCTCACATGGACGCCCACACCCCACTGACCACCACAGAAACCTCCATCCCCACCGACACCTACACCCCACTGACACCCCACCCCACTGACCCCCACAGAAACTCCCGTCCCCACCGACACCCACACCCCACtgacaccacacccacccccaccccagcaacatccatccccacccacaccccactgaCACCCCACCGGCCCCCACCCCAGCAACACCCATCCCCACCGAAACCCACCACCACACAGATATCCGCACCCCACGGacaaccacacccaccccacagaCCCACCCCACTGACACCATCCCCACCGacacccacccccgccccacaCCGACACCCACAGACAAGGGGGTAGAACTCCCACTTCTCCAGCTCTTTCCCACACACTCCCAAtggaccccaccccctcccattcaCTGACCCCTGACCCGTGCCCAATAAGGAGTCTCCTGGCTGGACAGGAAGAGACTCAGAGCCATTTTCCCTTGACCCTTCCAAtctcccagccccctcccacccacccaactACAACTGGCTTACCTCCAGCCCTGTCCCACCGCCTGGTTGGCCAGGAACACTCCCCGGATGCTGGGGTTCCTCCGGATGAACAGGCACAAGTTGCCCACCACGTTACCCAGAATGAAGGCCAGGAAAGCAAGATGGAGGATACGCCATGCTCCCAGGGTCTGGCCAAGGCCAGCCACGGCACGAGGCATCCCCCACGGCTCTGGTTCCAACCCTGGGTCGACCTTACCCACTCCGGGAGCGGGGGCCAAATGTGGGTCAGTGAGGATGATGTACGCCATCTCCAGGGAGACTGAAAGGGTCATGACAGAGGTCATACAGAGAGGGGCACAGAGTGTTGGCTCAAACTGGTCCAGTACCCCCATACTTGGAGCCCAGTACAGGTCACTCAATGCCAACAGAGACTGATTTAGGCTCTCAGAAACCACTTGAGATTATTTGAGGCACGAATGACACCAACAAGAGTCAACTGAGACCAGCAGAGACAATTAAGGGCCAAAAGAGCTCACAGTGGTAAGCAGGGGCCACCAGGAACTTAGGGGTCATTTCAGGCCAGCAGAGATCACCAGAAACCAGCAGAGGCCTACAGGGAAGATTCGTCTCCAGCAGACCCCACCAGGGATGAGCAGAAATTACCAGAGGTCACCAGACTCCAGCACAGACCAACTGAGATCTCCAAACTCTAGCAGAGGTCACCAGGCTTCAGCAGAGACCAGAGAGCTCCAAGTCTCAACGGAAGTCAGCAGGCTCCAGCAGAGACCAACAGAGAGCTCCAAGTCTCAGTGGTAGTCACCAGGCTCCAGCAGAGACCAACAAGTCTCAATGGAAGTCAGCAGGCTCCAGCAGAGACCAACAGAGAGCTCCAAGTCTCAATGGTAGTCACCAGGCTCCAGCAGAGACCAACAAGTCTCAATGGTAGTCACCAGGCTCCAGCAGAGACCAACAGAGAGCTCCAAGTCTCAATGGAAGTCACCAGGCTCCAGCAGAGACCAACAGAGAGCTCCAAGTCTCAATGGAAGTCACCAGGCTCCAGCAGAGACCATCAGAAACCAGATGAAAGCTCCACACTCCAGCAGAGAACCACCATGTCACACTGGAGGTCACCAGGAGCCACCAAGCCCCAGCAGAGACCAGCAGAAGTCACTTGACCCCACCTTGAATTTCCCCAACCCAGCCTCGGAACCCAGCTCGTCACTTCCGACGTCTCTCTTCCCGCCCTTCAGCTACGGCGCCGTCATGCTGACGGACAGAAGAATCCGCCAATCAGACGCGGCTCACCGGCAAACTGCCAACCAATCGGCAACAGGCGttgaaataaagacaaagaaaTCACTTTTAGGATAGGTGAATTTTAACAAACCAGTCGCCCAGGTCGgtgagaaaaaataaataaaggtgGCTCGATAAAGAATGGGACACGCTGCCCACCATTTTAAGAGAGGCAAAGAAGGTCAGGGGCGCCGCGGTTGCTGGGGTAACGGAGCAGGCCGAAGGCTTTGCGCCCCGGACCGAGGTGGAGGAGTGAAACAccgggcaggtcaggcagcgtccgtgggggcaggagagggggatgTCCCACAGAACCGGGCGAGGGAGGGGGCAGGTTGTCTGCAGAGATGGGGGGGTGGGAATGAGGAGGGGGAatgagtgggggggaggggtatgtaggggagaggggggcaggaggggcaggaggggaatgggggggcaggaggggaatggggggagggggcagaggggggcaggaggggaatggggaggggcaaaggggggcaggaggggaatgggggagggggcaaaggggggcaggaggggaatggggggagggggcaaaggggggcaggaggggaatgggggagggggcaaaggggggcaggaggggaatggggaggggcaggaggggaatggggggagggggcaaaggggggcaggaggggaatggggagggggcaagggggcaggaggggaaaaggggggcaggaggggaatgggg
Coding sequences:
- the zdhhc24 gene encoding probable palmitoyltransferase ZDHHC24 isoform X2 translates to MGVLDQFEPTLCAPLCMTSVMTLSVSLEMAYIILTDPHLAPAPGVGKVDPGLEPEPWGMPRAVAGLGQTLGAWRILHLAFLAFILGNVVGNLCLFIRRNPSIRGVFLANQAVGQGWSYCYVCESHVPQRCSHCHDCKVCVLRRDHHCVLFGQCVGHANHRFFLCCLLHMWLGLLYAISLNADIFLELLQEGLSLHSLFLLFIPWAMLITDSTPHPHTRGATYSGQLTHRPQRPWHVGGNWSTFSLKLPGSSSPTPTPLLVAPSQATAGAAKPAPLLLPFPASRDPNTPSR
- the zdhhc24 gene encoding probable palmitoyltransferase ZDHHC24 isoform X1, which gives rise to MGVLDQFEPTLCAPLCMTSVMTLSVSLEMAYIILTDPHLAPAPGVGKVDPGLEPEPWGMPRAVAGLGQTLGAWRILHLAFLAFILGNVVGNLCLFIRRNPSIRGVFLANQAVGQGWSYCYVCESHVPQRCSHCHDCKVCVLRRDHHCVLFGQCVGHANHRFFLCCLLHMWLGLLYAISLNADIFLELLQEGLSLHSLFLLFIPWAMLITGQVGVATFTFAFVADTCILGFLFVSAFLLFHLQLVWHGQTTREWSAGLRGPYDLGWWQNLTELLGHRWYLTWICPLLPSPLPGNGIAFQIRPLPAHGPTNVY